In Candidatus Eisenbacteria bacterium, a single genomic region encodes these proteins:
- a CDS encoding PilZ domain-containing protein, translating into MSPRDKLKRVLEGRFEILDLFSDSSPGNISDRFSSVIGIDRESISDDEVKELFEHFISEGSILRALTLLKILSLNDREGNDLAPLLASLLEREALSDIRPATVDLLATKLLGTNRPSVAWNNLMKTSLIFQAASAGEVDKPQSDWLVCHDETPIQPDAPHGMLLYLRIVNSLPDSSSPVWNRKNTRTKVPMPVYFSLVGHPDSNLKFQKYEAALVDLSPMGMGLQLVDLYGCLKPAELKDRRIRLEIVLPSRKDNVHTFATIMWCKEEEVRGRKMIRFGAKFQEAIPEQVAVIQQLIKQRKRDQQLLWSLWDTKTTNL; encoded by the coding sequence ATGAGTCCTAGGGACAAGTTAAAGAGGGTCCTCGAGGGACGCTTTGAGATCCTGGATCTCTTCAGCGATTCAAGTCCGGGGAATATTTCCGATCGGTTCTCATCCGTCATTGGAATAGACCGAGAAAGTATCTCTGATGATGAGGTCAAGGAACTCTTCGAACATTTCATTTCAGAAGGATCCATTCTCCGCGCTCTGACCCTTCTTAAAATTCTGTCTCTGAATGACCGGGAAGGGAATGACTTGGCCCCTCTGCTTGCCTCGCTGTTGGAGAGGGAGGCTCTATCCGATATCCGCCCGGCGACGGTCGATCTCTTGGCAACGAAGTTATTGGGGACAAACCGGCCATCGGTTGCATGGAACAACTTGATGAAAACCTCTTTGATCTTTCAGGCTGCGTCAGCGGGGGAGGTTGATAAGCCTCAAAGTGATTGGCTGGTCTGTCATGATGAGACCCCGATTCAACCGGATGCGCCCCATGGTATGCTCCTCTACCTTCGCATTGTGAATTCGCTGCCGGATAGTTCAAGTCCGGTCTGGAATAGAAAGAACACGAGAACGAAAGTCCCGATGCCGGTTTACTTTTCATTGGTGGGACACCCCGACTCAAATCTCAAATTCCAAAAATATGAAGCCGCGTTGGTGGACCTTTCGCCGATGGGTATGGGGCTCCAGCTTGTGGATCTTTACGGCTGTTTAAAGCCGGCGGAGTTGAAAGACCGGCGTATCCGCCTGGAAATCGTTCTCCCTTCGAGGAAAGACAATGTACATACATTCGCCACAATCATGTGGTGCAAGGAAGAAGAAGTTCGTGGACGGAAAATGATTCGATTCGGCGCGAAGTTTCAGGAGGCGATACCTGAGCAGGTCGCAGTCATTCAACAGCTAATTAAACAAAGAAAAAGGGATCAACAACTCTTATGGAGCCTCTGGGACACAAA
- a CDS encoding T9SS type A sorting domain-containing protein: MAQTKSFYLKAALLSLTFIIFSGTAAHATSSGSVSFWPEADDLFVPERPTPQMPPERIFDDVLFNREIPDVRSLHGPEGAMIRIIVPDPNDSQMIYLGTFTGGIHRSSDGGNSWTSLNQGLTQIDYRALGVHPTESNILLAAGFAAGPVRSEDGGQTWSWSHTGTDTGTGIEFAFDPIDPSRVYYLSSSRVYVSPDTGKTWTEIPIPGASARNAIAIDPLDPTRLLIGTNSGLFISTDSGSSWAAHNDDFSAVSSLTIREIIFDAQDPLLAYLAFWAHNTGVDGGVYRSTDGGLTWASANSGIPAYSNFDYHSMTCDPFNEGHAYAALYSHGVYKTTNGGLTWSSSSNGIPTGARQCWAVAASQNPGGVYAGNAVPAGGFYNSTDAGASWSRSTTGLYAEDINALESDPFVPLRFCVGIRGGIHRWTGDTGRPGDGREAVWERICPDLPTQGMPDRVYNTLAIFPSGLYISHSLRLHSGVYVSTDDGVSTQERPNESHWTKSIGVNPIDPTDLYTGTFYDGIFESTDAGVTWSERNVGLTNPACNKIIAAHDNPLRIFAGMSDGLYRSTNGGANWNILNNGLPAAGIADIDIDPLNSSRMFTVVGAAVGSPCVYRSEDGGDLWEPLDIPGIGLAVFEFIEKLDISAADPDFIAGIDPFDQVLVGNPTTPHIVYSEDGGDHWTLLADDRAYVDMTILPTADPVILAGAVGEGILQIYGPSLESSDVEDGDPDLHPGRQVSLRSFPNPFHRSTSLRYELPAQTQVRLSIYDLTGRLVRQFNNLGELEAGRYQVVWDGTDDTGRELGSGVYFLRLKTRFDEATQRVLRTR, translated from the coding sequence ATGGCTCAAACGAAATCATTCTATTTGAAAGCCGCCCTGCTCTCTCTGACATTCATCATCTTCAGTGGAACGGCCGCCCACGCGACATCATCCGGCTCGGTAAGCTTTTGGCCTGAAGCCGATGATCTCTTTGTTCCCGAGCGCCCGACGCCGCAAATGCCGCCGGAGAGAATTTTTGATGATGTCCTGTTCAACCGCGAGATTCCCGATGTGAGATCCCTTCATGGACCCGAGGGGGCCATGATCCGAATCATTGTTCCCGACCCCAACGATTCACAGATGATTTATTTGGGAACCTTCACCGGTGGGATTCATCGATCTTCTGACGGGGGAAACAGCTGGACCAGCCTCAATCAGGGGCTCACCCAGATCGACTACCGCGCCTTGGGTGTCCATCCGACGGAATCGAATATCCTGCTGGCGGCCGGTTTCGCCGCGGGGCCGGTGCGCAGTGAAGACGGTGGCCAGACGTGGTCCTGGTCCCATACTGGAACCGACACCGGGACCGGTATCGAATTCGCTTTCGATCCGATCGATCCATCGCGGGTTTACTATTTATCCAGCAGCCGGGTCTATGTCAGTCCCGATACCGGCAAGACTTGGACTGAGATCCCGATTCCCGGGGCCAGCGCCAGAAACGCCATCGCCATTGATCCCCTGGATCCCACCCGCCTGCTGATCGGAACCAACAGCGGTCTCTTCATTTCGACCGATTCAGGCTCATCTTGGGCCGCGCATAACGATGACTTCAGCGCGGTATCCTCTTTAACAATTAGAGAGATCATCTTTGACGCACAGGATCCGTTACTGGCCTATTTGGCATTTTGGGCTCACAATACCGGCGTCGACGGCGGCGTCTATCGTTCAACCGATGGCGGTCTAACCTGGGCCTCGGCCAATTCCGGGATTCCCGCCTACTCGAATTTCGATTATCATTCCATGACGTGTGATCCCTTCAATGAAGGACATGCCTATGCGGCTCTCTACAGCCACGGCGTGTATAAGACCACCAACGGCGGATTGACCTGGAGCAGTTCCTCAAATGGGATCCCCACCGGTGCGCGGCAATGCTGGGCGGTGGCGGCTTCACAAAACCCCGGCGGCGTGTACGCCGGGAATGCGGTTCCGGCGGGAGGGTTTTACAACAGCACCGATGCCGGCGCCAGCTGGTCCCGGTCGACCACTGGGCTCTATGCAGAAGACATAAACGCCCTCGAGTCCGACCCTTTCGTCCCCCTGCGTTTCTGTGTCGGTATCAGAGGCGGCATCCACCGCTGGACCGGTGATACCGGGCGCCCCGGTGATGGACGCGAGGCGGTTTGGGAGAGGATTTGCCCTGATCTTCCCACGCAGGGCATGCCGGATCGCGTTTATAACACTTTGGCCATATTCCCCTCCGGATTGTACATTTCACACTCACTCAGATTGCACTCGGGCGTCTATGTTTCTACCGACGATGGAGTGTCGACGCAGGAGCGGCCCAACGAGAGTCATTGGACAAAGTCCATCGGCGTCAATCCCATAGACCCCACCGATCTCTACACCGGCACATTCTATGACGGCATCTTCGAATCGACGGATGCGGGAGTGACATGGAGCGAGCGAAACGTGGGGTTGACGAATCCAGCCTGCAATAAGATCATCGCGGCCCACGATAATCCCCTGCGGATCTTTGCGGGCATGAGCGATGGCCTCTATCGATCCACTAATGGTGGCGCGAACTGGAATATCCTAAATAATGGTCTTCCTGCGGCGGGTATCGCTGATATCGATATCGATCCGCTGAATTCATCGCGTATGTTCACGGTCGTCGGCGCCGCCGTGGGATCCCCCTGCGTCTACCGCTCGGAGGATGGCGGAGACCTTTGGGAGCCCCTGGATATACCGGGAATCGGCCTGGCGGTCTTTGAATTTATTGAAAAGTTGGACATTTCCGCGGCCGATCCTGATTTCATCGCTGGGATCGATCCATTTGATCAAGTTCTTGTGGGAAACCCCACCACGCCGCATATTGTCTATTCAGAAGATGGTGGAGACCATTGGACTCTTCTGGCCGACGATCGCGCCTATGTCGATATGACTATCCTGCCGACCGCTGATCCCGTCATACTCGCGGGAGCCGTGGGCGAGGGGATTTTGCAGATTTATGGTCCTTCACTGGAATCCTCGGATGTCGAGGATGGAGACCCGGATCTCCACCCCGGCCGTCAAGTATCCCTCAGGAGCTTCCCCAACCCGTTTCATCGCAGCACGAGCCTTCGCTATGAGTTGCCTGCACAAACGCAGGTCAGGCTGTCGATCTATGATCTGACCGGACGCCTCGTGCGGCAATTCAACAATCTTGGGGAACTGGAAGCAGGCCGCTATCAGGTGGTTTGGGATGGCACCGATGATACCGGCCGCGAACTTGGATCCGGCGTTTATTTTCTCCGGCTGAAAACACGCTTCGATGAAGCAACACAGCGCGTCCTGAGAACGCGATAA
- a CDS encoding S46 family peptidase, whose translation MRGLLICALMCMAFSSAADEGMWMPSQLPELAAELEAAGLEIDAASLADLTAYPMGAVIWLGGCTASFVSEQGLVVTNHHCAYGSIQHNSTEENNILEHGFLARSFEEELPAAPGSRVLVTTNVEDVTERILSAIPEGAKGKERYDAIEAAEKSLIAECEKQEGVRCRVSSFYGGVLYQLFTQMEIRDVRLVYAPARSVGKYGGDVDNWMWPRHTGDFSFLRAYVGPDGKPADPAPENVPYHPEHWLRIAVDGVKDGDFVMVAGYPGGTNRYRLADEVENRINWYYPMRAKVYGDLLASIDRAVEQYPDAKLKLAPMISGLNNTTKNYAGMLAGFDRTDVVAAKRELEAGLEAWIDADPENNAAYGTALEELQALLVKDQKYQERDLYWGVVSRWSMLSSASRLYRLSQERKKPDMEREPGYQERDLDRMRRRLERMETSYDARVDRQVSKDRILMYATLAPENRIAAFDNYFGIGPGGADDAALDRILDEMYNKTKLEDLDTRLGWMDASVEEFEASADPFIRLAVALYPAEREMEDEEEALKGEFEDVRPRFMEALIAYQRSRGVSVYSDANSTLRVTTGHVAGYEPRDGVWYLPFTTLEGLLEKETGEEPFDSPPALLEAIRAGEYGPYGLENLGSVPLDFLSTLDTTGGNSGSPTLNGRGELAGLLFDGAWESLLSDWYYEDERVRSIHTDVRYMLWVMDRVDKAHRLLKEMGVKPSFAGE comes from the coding sequence ATGCGGGGTCTGCTGATTTGTGCGCTGATGTGCATGGCCTTTTCATCCGCGGCCGATGAGGGGATGTGGATGCCGAGCCAGCTGCCTGAGCTGGCGGCGGAATTGGAAGCGGCCGGGCTCGAGATCGATGCGGCTTCTTTAGCCGACCTGACAGCCTACCCCATGGGCGCCGTCATCTGGCTCGGGGGGTGCACGGCCTCCTTCGTTTCAGAGCAGGGATTGGTCGTGACCAATCACCATTGCGCCTACGGTTCTATCCAACATAACTCCACGGAGGAGAACAATATTCTCGAACACGGTTTCCTCGCCCGCTCGTTCGAGGAGGAGTTGCCGGCGGCGCCCGGAAGCCGGGTTCTGGTGACAACAAATGTAGAAGATGTGACCGAGAGGATTCTTTCCGCGATTCCGGAGGGTGCAAAAGGCAAGGAGCGTTACGACGCCATCGAGGCCGCCGAGAAAAGTCTGATTGCTGAATGCGAAAAACAAGAGGGTGTGCGCTGCCGTGTGAGTTCCTTCTACGGCGGTGTTCTTTATCAATTATTCACTCAGATGGAAATCCGCGATGTGCGCCTTGTTTATGCGCCCGCCCGGTCGGTGGGAAAGTACGGCGGCGATGTCGACAACTGGATGTGGCCCCGCCACACCGGAGATTTCTCATTCCTCAGAGCTTATGTCGGTCCGGACGGCAAGCCCGCCGATCCGGCGCCCGAAAATGTGCCGTATCATCCGGAGCACTGGCTGCGGATTGCGGTGGATGGGGTGAAGGACGGTGATTTTGTCATGGTTGCCGGTTATCCGGGCGGGACCAACCGGTACCGCCTTGCCGACGAAGTCGAGAACCGCATCAACTGGTACTATCCGATGCGGGCTAAAGTCTATGGGGATCTTTTAGCTTCCATAGATCGGGCGGTTGAACAATATCCCGATGCGAAGCTTAAACTCGCCCCGATGATCTCAGGACTTAACAATACGACCAAGAACTATGCAGGGATGCTCGCCGGATTCGATCGCACCGATGTGGTCGCGGCGAAGCGCGAGCTGGAAGCGGGCCTGGAAGCCTGGATCGACGCTGATCCGGAAAACAATGCCGCCTATGGCACGGCGCTTGAAGAACTACAGGCTTTGCTGGTCAAGGATCAAAAGTATCAGGAACGCGATCTCTACTGGGGTGTCGTGAGCCGCTGGTCGATGTTGAGCTCTGCATCCCGGCTCTACCGCCTCTCGCAAGAGCGGAAGAAACCCGATATGGAGCGGGAACCCGGTTATCAGGAGCGCGATCTGGATCGCATGCGCCGTCGTCTGGAACGGATGGAGACGTCTTATGACGCCCGTGTCGATCGGCAGGTTTCAAAAGACCGGATCCTCATGTATGCGACCCTCGCACCTGAAAACAGAATCGCTGCCTTTGATAATTATTTCGGCATTGGTCCCGGCGGCGCTGATGACGCGGCATTGGATCGGATACTCGATGAAATGTACAACAAAACCAAATTGGAAGATTTAGATACCCGGCTTGGGTGGATGGACGCTTCGGTTGAAGAGTTCGAAGCGAGCGCGGACCCCTTCATCCGTCTTGCCGTCGCGCTCTATCCTGCAGAACGCGAGATGGAGGATGAGGAAGAGGCCCTCAAGGGAGAATTCGAGGACGTCCGGCCGCGGTTTATGGAGGCGCTGATCGCCTATCAGCGCAGCCGGGGCGTTTCGGTCTATTCCGATGCCAACTCCACACTCCGGGTGACGACGGGTCATGTGGCCGGATATGAGCCGAGAGACGGTGTCTGGTATCTTCCCTTCACCACGCTTGAGGGGCTTCTCGAAAAGGAAACCGGCGAAGAACCCTTTGATTCACCCCCCGCTCTGCTGGAGGCGATTCGCGCGGGTGAATACGGCCCCTATGGTCTCGAGAATCTGGGATCGGTGCCACTGGATTTCCTGTCGACACTGGACACGACCGGTGGTAATTCAGGATCGCCGACTCTCAACGGCCGCGGGGAGCTTGCGGGCTTGCTGTTCGACGGAGCTTGGGAAAGCCTCTTGTCGGATTGGTACTACGAAGACGAGCGGGTGCGTTCTATCCATACCGATGTTCGCTATATGCTGTGGGTCATGGATAGGGTGGACAAGGCCCACCGTTTGTTAAAGGAGATGGGGGTGAAACCCAGCTTCGCCGGAGAATAA
- a CDS encoding dienelactone hydrolase family protein — translation MLRIAVVLMIVLTGGIPVSAKLITQPVVYEDNGVALEGYLAYDDAFSARRPGILIVHQWMGLSENEKMRAEMLAKMGYVAFAADVYGRGIRPTNVQEAQEQAGKYYGNRALFRERLAAGLARLERHSLVDTERVAAIGYCFGGGGVLELARYGADLAGVVSFHGSLDTPNPEDAKSIKAKILVCHGAIDPHVGPDAVRGFVEEMEAAGVDYQLILYAGAVHAFTQKGAGNDPSRGVAYNQAADQRSWQHMQDFFAEIFE, via the coding sequence ATGTTACGCATTGCCGTTGTTTTGATGATTGTGCTCACAGGAGGGATACCCGTGTCAGCCAAACTCATCACGCAACCAGTCGTCTACGAGGATAATGGCGTCGCGCTGGAAGGGTATCTTGCCTATGACGACGCCTTTTCGGCGCGTCGGCCTGGAATCCTCATTGTTCATCAATGGATGGGATTGAGTGAAAACGAAAAGATGCGGGCCGAGATGCTCGCCAAGATGGGATATGTGGCCTTTGCCGCGGATGTCTATGGCCGCGGCATTCGCCCAACCAATGTGCAAGAAGCTCAGGAACAGGCCGGGAAGTATTACGGCAACCGGGCTCTCTTCCGTGAGCGCCTGGCCGCCGGGCTCGCGCGACTTGAGCGCCATTCCCTGGTGGATACAGAACGCGTTGCCGCTATCGGTTACTGTTTTGGCGGCGGTGGTGTTCTTGAGCTGGCGCGTTACGGCGCCGATTTGGCCGGTGTTGTAAGTTTCCATGGAAGTCTGGATACGCCGAACCCTGAGGATGCCAAGTCGATCAAGGCGAAGATTCTCGTTTGCCACGGCGCCATTGATCCCCATGTCGGCCCGGACGCGGTGCGCGGTTTTGTAGAGGAGATGGAGGCCGCGGGGGTTGATTACCAATTGATCCTGTACGCGGGCGCCGTCCACGCTTTCACTCAGAAGGGGGCCGGGAACGATCCGTCGCGTGGCGTCGCCTATAATCAAGCGGCTGATCAACGCTCCTGGCAGCATATGCAGGATTTTTTCGCCGAGATTTTTGAATAA
- a CDS encoding T9SS type A sorting domain-containing protein, which translates to MSRFDHALRYLAALCLGLAVCLTPAIASVSLPHSNIDWSTVGDNVEFHLRFINADAEPTGPVSGTLTPQEFGVFLPGFGSPRPFDIPPLAPDSFFDVFIEIPLAELPQNPPEANTGDGLDVPCPPGDHWDGNIDVLWNGAGEQGEVDYHAGELMVCPGGGASLIHFRTLTCTSPAGMTWSITGLCPDFNAILVEEDMITPAPNPVPPGWTGYISVTAAAGAAVPDTCCFQVTLFCDGVPGVIDLCAITCDCGTAGSNPDLGAVDWETLPGTDIVQFHLRWDNPSLTETTSMISGTMNSQEFGAFMPDFGPIGQFDVPALAPDSFFDIFFEVALADLPPNPITQGEPPPGGPCPTSDHWDGNVDIAWDGSGGPGQVNYHFGDLTVCAGGGASLIHVAELVCPTDMPWTISGLCQDYSAILVDEDQITPAPNPVPPTWSGYIKVTAAAGAAVPDTCCFQVTFLCENVPGVIDLCAITCDCGTAGVGSSLNGLKFGIHSVFPNPTGGSSTVNFALPTAQQAKLEIYDVGGRRVRTLAEGSFEAGVYSVMWDGQDAAGRPAQPGIYFIRLASETQSMSKKLVLRR; encoded by the coding sequence ATGTCTAGATTTGACCATGCGCTGCGATACCTTGCGGCGCTTTGCCTCGGTCTGGCGGTCTGTTTGACTCCCGCCATCGCCTCAGTGAGTTTGCCTCACTCAAACATCGACTGGAGTACCGTTGGGGATAACGTGGAGTTTCATCTGCGTTTTATCAACGCCGATGCCGAGCCCACCGGCCCGGTCAGTGGGACACTGACCCCACAGGAATTTGGGGTATTCCTGCCGGGCTTCGGATCTCCGCGGCCCTTCGATATTCCGCCGCTGGCGCCCGACAGCTTCTTTGATGTCTTCATAGAAATTCCGCTCGCCGAGCTGCCTCAGAATCCGCCCGAGGCGAATACTGGTGACGGATTGGATGTTCCTTGTCCGCCTGGTGATCACTGGGACGGGAATATCGACGTCTTATGGAATGGCGCTGGAGAGCAAGGGGAGGTCGATTACCATGCGGGGGAACTCATGGTCTGTCCGGGCGGCGGCGCCTCGCTGATCCACTTCCGCACATTGACCTGCACCAGCCCGGCCGGCATGACATGGTCAATCACCGGTCTCTGCCCGGATTTCAATGCCATCTTGGTTGAGGAGGACATGATCACACCCGCTCCCAACCCAGTGCCTCCGGGATGGACCGGTTATATCAGTGTCACGGCGGCGGCCGGTGCGGCGGTGCCCGATACTTGCTGCTTCCAGGTGACCCTTTTCTGCGATGGCGTGCCAGGCGTGATCGATCTCTGCGCCATCACCTGTGATTGTGGTACAGCGGGGTCGAATCCGGACCTCGGTGCGGTTGATTGGGAGACCCTGCCGGGAACTGACATTGTTCAATTCCACCTGCGCTGGGACAATCCGAGTTTGACGGAGACAACATCAATGATCAGTGGAACGATGAACTCGCAGGAGTTCGGCGCGTTCATGCCGGATTTCGGCCCCATCGGGCAGTTCGATGTTCCAGCGCTGGCGCCTGATAGCTTCTTCGATATCTTCTTCGAGGTAGCGCTCGCCGATCTGCCGCCGAATCCAATCACGCAGGGCGAACCGCCTCCGGGTGGACCGTGCCCGACAAGCGATCATTGGGACGGCAATGTCGATATCGCCTGGGATGGCTCCGGCGGCCCCGGCCAGGTGAACTATCATTTTGGAGATCTGACGGTGTGCGCCGGCGGCGGCGCCTCGTTGATCCACGTTGCGGAACTGGTCTGTCCGACGGATATGCCCTGGACGATTTCGGGACTCTGTCAGGATTACAGCGCCATATTGGTGGACGAGGATCAGATCACGCCCGCTCCCAATCCCGTGCCTCCGACATGGTCCGGTTACATCAAAGTCACGGCGGCGGCCGGTGCGGCGGTGCCTGACACTTGCTGTTTCCAGGTGACTTTCCTCTGTGAAAATGTTCCGGGCGTGATCGATCTCTGCGCCATCACCTGCGATTGTGGTACGGCGGGCGTAGGATCCAGCCTGAACGGCCTCAAGTTCGGCATCCACAGCGTTTTTCCCAATCCAACCGGCGGGTCATCCACGGTTAATTTCGCCTTGCCGACAGCCCAGCAGGCGAAACTGGAAATCTATGATGTGGGCGGGCGCCGGGTGCGCACGCTTGCGGAGGGCTCGTTCGAAGCCGGAGTGTACTCGGTCATGTGGGACGGCCAGGATGCGGCAGGCCGCCCCGCTCAGCCAGGCATCTACTTCATCCGCCTGGCGAGCGAAACGCAGAGTATGAGCAAAAAGTTAGTGCTACGCCGCTAA